The DNA sequence GCACTGTTAGACCTAATGAAAAGTGTTTTTATTCAATAAATAGTTATTGTTGCTTTAAATGACAGGGATTTGCCTGTGAGGGTATTGCTTCTTGATGATTGATTGTTTCATTTCTTCTAACTGTTGAACTGTATTGCCAGTAAGAGACACAGGAGACGAGTGTTTTCTAAAAACACCACACTGCTTGGACGTAAATAACTAGTGGAGAGGCCAACCTGTCTggctcacaacacacacagtgtgaCACAGGTCTCTGTGTCTACATGACCTTTGTACCCTGGGGTCAGGGAGGTTAGCAGGTGATACGGGCGGCAGACTAAACTATTGTCAGGATCTCCTATTCCTGGCTAAACCTGGGAAGATCAAGGCAAAGAAGACAACTATACCCCAAGTATCTCATAGTTAATAATATAGAAAACACTgtagatataaaatatataacaTTTACAGTATTTGTCTTTATTGCAATCACAAATATCCATCAATCCCCATGAATTTTCTCTGTGAATAGGGCCTCTTCTTCAtcttcagcctccagtatttatgctgcagtagtttgtgtgtcggggggctagggtcagttagttatatctggagtacttctcctgtcttattcggtgtcctgtgtgaatttaagtatgctctctaattctctctttctttctctctctcggaggacctgagccctaggaccatgcctcaggactacctggcatgatgactccttgctgtccccagtccacctggccatgctgctgctccagtttcaactgttctgcctgcggctatggactcctgacctgttcaccggacgtgctacctgtcccagacctattatttgaccatgctggtcatttatgaacatttgaacatcttggccatgttctgttatattcttcacccggcacagccagaagaggactggccacccctcatagcctggttcctctctaggtttcttcctaggttctgccctttctagggagtttttccaagccaacgtgcttcaacacctgtattgcttgctgtttggggttttaggctgggtttctgtacatcactttgagatatcagctgatgtacgaagggctatataaataaatgtgatcttCTAATGGTACAACCGTAGGTTGCAGGTCAGTTTCTCTTAGCCTCTCTGTGACTGATAGGGTGGGGTAAGGAGATCCCCTCTCATTTTCTTCAGGCCAGGCTCTCCATGTGGGGCTGCCAGCATTGTACTGTCTCACTGATTAAGTAAACCATCCCCAGCACAGCAGCTGGCAGACAGAGCCTAGTCTGACCACGTGCAGGCAGGCCTCACCCAGGCCAGGGCCCAGCGGGCTGCATGGGGGTCCATCCTGTAACCTCAGCCTCTGCCTGGCATAACAGAGAGCCCAATGGGTCCATGGCAGGGAGTGATATCTAACAGGGTATACACATTGTCTCCAAAATGTTACCTTATTCCCCATAGGgccccatatagggaatagggtgccatttatagggaataggatgccatttgggactaccCCCAGTCTGGAACAGATCGAGTGCTGGTGAATTCAGATCCAGCTACATGTAAACCCAGACGATGAGAAAACTGTACCTGCCTGTTATAGACTACCACAGACTGAACATTAACCTAGAAAGCAACACAGACCTTTCAGCTGAGAAACAGATTCACTGATGTAACATTCATTAGAATGGGTCCAGTCCAGATGAACATAAATACCAATCAGTATGCAACAAATGCCCAAACAGGTGaaaaggtaaagagagagggtgtTAGTATGTGGTCTTAGccccagtgtctgtctgtgtccgtaGCATTAAGACTGACAGACAGCAGAGTGGCCTCAGGCAGCCAGACAGAGGgtaagacaggacagagagggagcaCCTGTGCAGCTCCCCATGGCTGAAACCTAAACCATCTGACATGGGACACCGTCCTGACCCCCCCGAGCTCTGAGCCCTgtgagcagaggagagggggagcaagCTAATCTGGTAATTACGTCTGTCCCTGCTGCTAACTCCACAAGCTCTTGAAAAGGTTGAGAAGGAAAAACAAGAGATAAGAGTtaagaaaactccatgttcccTCCTGCACTGAGGGCAGGCAAGTGGGTGGGCGGAAAGATCGAGGGAGAACAGCCATCAGACACACGGCCAGCTAAATTCTGGGCCATGGGCCTTGTGGTGTGCCTCACATAAAAGTGAAAGGGGGTTTCATCCCTCAGAAATGGCCCCTctgacattatactgtagctcatGTCAGTTGGGGAGTAGTGGCATGTGTTCCACCAGAGGATTATGATATGTGATAACTAAAGCAGATGGAACATCATGCCAGAGCATAGCAACaagcaaacacacagacacccacagtaGAGGAGATGTACAGTACACAAGACAGGAATGCAAAACAACTAAAATGCCAAAATATAAGACAGATTTCATCACATGTGAATATTCTCATCTAGGTCAGCtggaggtgtttgtgtgtgtgtccattatcTTACCTCTCCAGCCACGAAGAAGAGCAGTGGTGTCTCCTCCTCCTTGGCTTTGTACTTAGCCATGATCTTCTCTGCGATTGGCTGGATCAGCTCCTTCGCCGGCTCCAGCTCACCCTCCTCCTCcgtatctgaacaagagagaaaCACAGGTGTCAAAAGTATGAAAAGAGTCAAAAGAGGAAAGGTTGAGAGAACGtgtgagagaagaagaggagagaactTGGCGTGAAGGCATGAAGACTAGAGAGaagacaggaagaagagagaaagaaggtaaATGAgcagagaacaggaggaggagaggtttgAGGGGGTGAGTGAATGGACAGATGAGCAGATGAGTGAGGAGACAAAAGGAGGAGAGCAGATGGTCTGTGGCGGACCCCTTCGGATCTGATCGGTCACTCCATTCTCACATTGCTGTCTTATTGTCTCGTCTGGTTTGATGGTTGCCCTGTCCACTTTGGCCTAAGCCACTTAGCAGAGGATGGCATCCATCTCTCGCACTGCTAACAAACAAATAGACAGACAAACCATTTCCTTCGCTCCGCCCTACTCTTGCATGTTCACATACTTAAAATAGCATGTGGCCGTACAACTGATCTGTTCACTTTTACTACATGCACGACGCTATTTAGAATGTAGAATACATAGTCTGAAGGATTGGTTTGGTAGAAACCAGCAATGAATGCTCCTCCATTCACCCACAAAGAGCACGAGGTAGGGCCTCTCGTGGAGGTGCACGGTAGGGACTGACATTGAAATGTTCATCCACTTATCTACTCACCCACAAAGAGCACGAGGCAGGGCCCCTCGTGGAGCTGCACAGCGTTAGACTCGCTGAGCTCCAGTACAGGCCGGGGGTGCCAGGGGAAGAGCCGACACTCTGGGTCATTCAGCACCTCCACACGGCCCTGTCGCGTGATCATGTGACCCTCCGCGTCCAGCAGAATAAGGGTGGGAATAcctgggagggaggaagacagaggagagagagggcgcgaaagagagggggaggcagggtgggagaaagaggaagaagagagaaatATGGAAACAGGGGGAGAGAACAATCATGAACTGTAGATTTTCACTCTGCCACTTCCCCTCCTGTTCTTCCATGTTTTTCAGTTGCTCTCACCACATATGGCCGTATCTCTCACTGTTTATCTGTGTGGTATGGAGGAGCTTTAATCCCTGAGGCTCTGACTgtcctctgctctctgaactctctccagttccctccctctctccattcatctCTTCTCAGACTCCCGCTGATTTTTCTTAACGCCCGACCCTTTTCTCTCCCACAGTCTTTCAGATTAGAATATCACTGTGTATTAACAGCCTTATCAGACACAGAGTGCACAGTGTGTGTTTGGCTGGGAGGAAGGGTGTGTGTGGTGATGAGTGGGGGCCAGTGTGAATAACAGGGGAAGCGGGGCAGTATCGACCAGTCCTGCAAGCATTCTGAACATTCCAGCCAGAAGAGGTAATGAGCCAGCACTTTGTCTACAACCACACTACTCCtctctacagacagagagatgaccCTTACTCAGCGAGCAGAACAGTAAACTTGATTACCAGCTCACATTCCTTCAGCTTCAGGGCTATCTGTTCACTGTTCCCTACCCAGCACAGCGTAGAGCTGGCTGCCATTAGGCCGCTTCTCCACATCAACACATTATTAAGCCAGACCGCTAGTGTTTGATACTCAGTCAGCATCATGTCCAGGAGGACTACAGTATATCAGTTCAGGAGGAGACATCAAAGACAGTGTTGTACCTTGTATTCCAAAGAGTCTGTTGAGTCGTGATCGTCGGGCCTCGTCTGAGTATGGGACTGCCAACCAAGGCATCTCACTGAAGTACTGCTGAAAGGACTCCTCCGACCTGCATTGGTGGgcaaacacaaaacaacactcaGTTCCACTGTCAACTCCATTTATTCAGTCAATTCAATTAACATATCAGAGGAGCAtgagactctgtgtgtgtgtgtgtgtgtgtgtgtgtgtgtatgtgcgtgagagagcgtgacagagagagaatgtatACGCGTGTGTGAAGGGAATACCGGTCAGCGCTGACAAACACCATCTCAAAATGTTGACCCGATTCCTTCACAGTGCGATATGATTCCAAGAGCACACGGGTCAGACTGCGGCATGGAGGGCACTGcagggacaacacacacactcaacaagtTATGGCATTAGTTTACAGAATTAACTAAATTGATCAGTCTATATAAAACAGTATATAATGATGACATGGTgttttctgactctctctccctacatctctgcAGTGCTTCACCCTAATTTTTTTAATGTCTttattcatttcacctttatttaaaccaggtaggcaagttgagaacaagttctcatttacaattgcaacctggccaagataaagcaaatcagttCAACacgaacaacaacaacacatggagtaaaacaaacatacagtcaataatacagtagaaaaatgtgtctatatacaatgtgagcaaatgaggtgagataagggaggtaaaggcaaagaaaggccatggtggcgaagtaaatacaatatagcaagtaaaacactggaatggtagatttgcagtggaagaatgtgcaaagtagagatggaaataatgggggtgcaaaggagcaaaataaataaataaataaataaataaatacagtagggggagaggtagttgtttgggctaaattatagatgggctatgaacaggtgcagtaatctgtgagctgctctgacagctggtgcttaaagctagtaagggggataagtgtttccagtttcagagatttttgcaggtCGTTGGCAGCAGCGAACTGGAAGGCGAGGTGGCCAaagtaagaattggttttgggggtgaccagagagatatacctgctggagcgcgtgctacaggcgggtgctgctatggtgaccagcgaggtgagataaggggggactttacctagcagggtcttgtagatgacctggagccagtgggtttggcgaagagtatgaagcgagggccagccaacgagtgtACAGGTCGCGGTggttagtatatggggctttggtgacaaaacggatggcactgtgatagactgcatccaatttattgagtagggtattggaggctattttgtaaatgacgtcgccgaagtcgaggatcggtaggatggtcagttttacaagggtatgtttggcagcatgagtgaaggaggctttgatgcgaaataggaagccaattctagatttaactttggattggagatgtttgatgcgagtctggaaggagagtttacagtctaaccagacacctaggtatttgtagttgtccacatattctaagacagaaccgtccaaagtagtgatgttggacgggcgggcaggtgcaggcagtgatcggttgaagagcatgcatttagttttacttgtatttaaaagAGCAATTggaggaaggagagttgtatggcattgaagctcgtctggagggttgttaacacagtgtccaaagaagggccagaagtatacagaatggtgtcgtctgcgtagaggtggatcagagactcaccagcagcaagagcaacatcattgatgtatacagagaagagagtctgtccaagaattgaaccccgtgccacccccatagagactgccagagaactctatcagagaaatagttggtgaaccaggcgaggcaaccatttgagaaaccaaatgattgcctctcctggttcaccaactattttAACTAATGTTTCACCAGAAACCAGGACTAACATTTCCTTTTGTTTCCTGGCCCATTCAAATGTGAGAACCTAAGTACTCAGGATGGAACCCAGGATGGCCTTGGCTTGGAGGCATTTGTTGTTGTGAGTGAGTGTTTTGAGAATGGTCTctggtctagtgtgtgtgtgtgttgtattccctccctgtctctcccttacAGGATATGgggcagtagagtagagcagcggctgtgtgtgtgtgtgtgtgacattaagGTGGTATCAGAGTGCCAGCTGAGGCAGAGCTGTGTCTGAATAAAACAAACCAGACCAGTCTCATCAATCTCCATTTCCTCCTTTTCTTTCTCAGCCTCAGTGAAACACACAGCTAGAGGTGAGCGTAAAGTCAGTGAGGAACTGTCTACTCTATCCTGCCGAGGATCACTTCAGGTCGTTGGTAAAAAGTAATCCGCTGGCCATTTCACGCTTGTAACCATCTCCTAATGGTGGGTGGATTTACGCTGGTAAGACAGGGGAATGTAGCCTTAAAATAATGCAAACCTATAcgatagctacctcaattacctcatacccctgcacatcgacatggtactggtactccctgtatatagtcatgtaaTTTTTACTCGTTATCCTTATTCACAGTGTTTCTTGTCACTATTTAACAAATTTtgtagataaaaaataaataaataaaactgcaTCGTTGGaaaagtaagcattttactgttagtctacacctgttgtttacaaagtgacaaataaaaatgtaccaATTTGTATTGGTTTGGAAGGTGGACTAGTCTGAGTGTGTCATGGCTTGCTACTGGCTTGTCTCTGGAGCTGAAGCCAGCACTGGCAGCTCATCATTGACACAAGCCTTTCATGAGTCACCAATTCACGACCTTCACACAGATGGGCAAGCCCAGCACTGATAGAGACAGACAATGGGTCTGACGCCCACTGCCCACTTTAAAGGGCACTAACTAGTAGGTGATGACAGCAAGGAGTGGAATAACTAGCTACTGTAGTCCCAGACAACGGAAGTCCCCTAACTTCTCTGTCCATCCCCTGGCTACAGGCTGCTGTGTTTTCTCCCGCTGCGCCCTGCCACCCTGCCCTGGCTTTCACTGATGCCTCTCTGTTTTAACAGGGCTAAAGCTCATATCAGAGGACAGCTGGGGGCCTGAAAGGGAAAATGAGGCTCCCCCTCCCTGCCccactccctgtgtgtgtgtgtgtgtgtgtgtgtgtgtgtgtctatgcgccCCTCCTGGCCCCCCACCACTCACCCAGTGTGCTGAGAAGTACACTCCCACATAGTGGCCCTCCAGGGAGCTGATGTCTGTCGTCTGCCTGTTGTTCCTGAGCAGAGGGCCGGCCACCACCTCCGCAAAGGGCTTGGGCCCCCAGGGGAACTCCAAGcctgagagggaggacagaggggaagagagggtaagggaggggggagggtttGGCGTTGGGGAGAAAGGATATTGAGAGCCAAGGGTCTGATTAGTGAACAGAGAAGAGTTTTTTTCTATGTGTGACAAACTGCCCATTCAAAACCAGAGCACTCGCCCTCTCCACCCCCCTGGAACAGCTATTAGATACtaaatacatcaaatcaaatctaattttattggtcacatacatgttgATTGCGGGTGTTGTGAAACACATTTGAATTATTTTTCTGGGCaattaatgtaagaaataacaaatTTGCCTTGGGGCTAGAAGCACGGCTTCCTTATCTCCCGGCGCCATTTTGTAACCAGCATTTGtcctacatatacagtaccagtcaaaagtttggacacctacttattccaAGGTTTctctttatatttactattttctacattgtagaataatacatatggaatcatgtagtaaccaaaaaagttactacattttctatttgagattcctctgccttgatgacagctttgcacactcttagcattccctcaaccagcttcatgaggtagtcacctagaatgcgtttcaattaataggtgtgccttgttaaaagttaatttgtggaatttctttccttaatgtatTTGACAAGGGAGGGTGATATACAttagatagccctatttggtaaaagaccaagtccatattatggcaagaacagttcaaataagcaaagagaaatgacagtccatcattacatgaagacatgaagttcagtcgaactggaacatttcaataactttgaaagtttcttcaagtgcagttgcaaaaaccatcaagtgctgtgatgaaactatctataatgaggaccgccacaggaaaagaagacccagagttacctctgctgcagaggatatgcaAATAAATGCGTCACAGAGTTCAGACACATCAACAAACTGTGCAGAGGAGAATCAggccatggtcgaattgctgctgctgctgcaaaaaaaaaacactacttaaggacaccgataagaagaagagacttgcttgggccaaaaaagacaagcaatggacattagacctgtggaaatttgtcctttggtctgatgagtccaaatttgagatttttggttccaacccgcTGTGTCTTTCTTTGTGAGATGCagcgtaggtgaacggatgatctccgcatgtggggttcccaccgtgaagcatggagggaaaaggtgtggggtgctttgttgctgacactgtcagtgatttatttagaattcaaggtacaatTAAACAGCCTGGCTAcctcagcattctgcagcgatacgccatcccatctggtttgggactatcatttgtttttcaacaggacaatgacccaacacacctccaggctgtgtaagggctatttgaccaagaaggagagtgatatgtgggaactccttcaagaccgttggaaaagcattccaggtgaagctggttgagagaatgccaattgtgtgcaaagctgtcaaggcaaagggtggctactttgaagaatctcaaatataaaatacattttgatttgtttactacatgattccatgtattatttcatagttttgatgtcttcactattattctacaatgtagaaaatagtaaaaataaagaaaaatccttgaatgagtagctgtgtccaaacttttaactggtactgtatctaaACCCAGCATGTTTCCTACTCACAAGTCCCTTTGTACTCTGACATCTGCGTTTGGAAATGGGACCGCACAACAGATGCAAAATGTTGTTTTAATGATGATTGAAAGCAATACTTTTCCATTTCCCATACAGGGAGTGCTACcagccttccctcctctctttccctccctctctctctcgtttctttTACAAGGTGTCTTCATTGTCAATGTCAAGCACTAGAGATGCATTTGGGATGACCGAATAAAAAGTTGTAATCAGAAATAAAGCGCTGTCGGTAGGGCTGTAAaggttcctctcctctgttgggCTTCATTAGGCAGGGCTGACACATCCCCACGGCCTCCGCCTCTGCAGACTTTTATTGTTGTCCCCATTCACACTGTAAAAAGGCACTCCTTCCTGGCAACTTCTCCTCTGCTCCGCCACTCAAGACAGCTAGGCCCTTTCATAATGCTGAAAGAGAGAGGGTCCTGAATCCTCCCCCCAGCCCACCTCTAACTCTTACTACCCCGCCTGTAGCCGCTCTGTTTTCCTTCCTCaccacaacacaaacaaacaccccTTTTCCTGCCACCGTTACCACACTACACACCCCCTCTAACAACtctgaaagagggggagggggcggggtggtggatggagcaagaagATGAATCTCTTCTTTACCCACTTCTACTTTAGTTGGTAGTTAATAAATCATGGAAATTATACAGTATGTACTCTACTGTGGGCTGGGAGGGAGACTGGGATTCATTAGGCAGACTCATGTGAAAGTCTGCTCAGCTCATGTGAAATCCATTCCCCTGCACCACGGGTTCTACTGCCACGATGCTGGATACActacctctctccactcccttactctctctcctcctctctgactaATGGGCCTTTCCCATGTTGTACAATAAGGGCTCTGAAGACCAGGATGTCAAAATATTGAGATGAGACGACATCCTCATCTGTCTACCAGAAAGGAATGCAAGCCTGCTCTTGCTAACAGGCAATCTCCCACTTAAAAGTCAGGAAATTATAGGTCTGCAGATGTGGGAGTAAAATGGGGCACTTTATAATATTCATGCAATACCAGAAGAGTACAGAAATGGAGAAATATGGCCAGCTCTGTGAAGGATGTGGCACAGAAACGTTGCAATATGAAATTCTGGCAAGGCAATTTTGCATGTAATAAACTGTATGCTTGTGTGTACCGGTACATGTGCAGCTTCTCAGATGCTGAGGCTCAGGCTGACTGAGGAGACTTACCTTTGGGGTCATCTCTCACCACCAGCAGTCCATTCCGACACACCACCTTCCCTGTGGCTGCGTCCACAAACACCAGCGAGGGAATACTGGTCACCTTGTACTTGTTCCACAGCTTCATCTggacagacagaggacagaggagaggaatggaaaaT is a window from the Oncorhynchus mykiss isolate Arlee chromosome 24, USDA_OmykA_1.1, whole genome shotgun sequence genome containing:
- the LOC110503929 gene encoding nucleoredoxin isoform X1, coding for MSEFLVNLLGERLVNSETAEVDVQALGSKLSLVGLYFGCSLNGPCKQFNASLCEFYSKFKKSSEHKDTLEIVFVSSDQDQKHWQDFLQEMQWPALPFKDRHKKMKLWNKYKVTSIPSLVFVDAATGKVVCRNGLLVVRDDPKGLEFPWGPKPFAEVVAGPLLRNNRQTTDISSLEGHYVGVYFSAHWCPPCRSLTRVLLESYRTVKESGQHFEMVFVSADRSEESFQQYFSEMPWLAVPYSDEARRSRLNRLFGIQGIPTLILLDAEGHMITRQGRVEVLNDPECRLFPWHPRPVLELSESNAVQLHEGPCLVLFVDTEEEGELEPAKELIQPIAEKIMAKYKAKEEETPLLFFVAGEDDMSDSLRDYTNLPEAAPLLTILDMSARAKYVKDVEEITPAVVETFVQDFLAEKLKPEPI
- the LOC110503929 gene encoding nucleoredoxin isoform X2 is translated as MKLWNKYKVTSIPSLVFVDAATGKVVCRNGLLVVRDDPKGLEFPWGPKPFAEVVAGPLLRNNRQTTDISSLEGHYVGVYFSAHWCPPCRSLTRVLLESYRTVKESGQHFEMVFVSADRSEESFQQYFSEMPWLAVPYSDEARRSRLNRLFGIQGIPTLILLDAEGHMITRQGRVEVLNDPECRLFPWHPRPVLELSESNAVQLHEGPCLVLFVDTEEEGELEPAKELIQPIAEKIMAKYKAKEEETPLLFFVAGEDDMSDSLRDYTNLPEAAPLLTILDMSARAKYVKDVEEITPAVVETFVQDFLAEKLKPEPI